The sequence CTCCTCGTCGAAGCGATCGAAACGAATTCCGAGGCAGTCGCCGCGTTCGTCCACCAGGAAGGCCATCTCGAGGGGTTGTTCGACACCCCGGCGTTCGAGACGGACCGTCTCGACGACCGACTCCTCGAGGCGGCTGCCGACGCCGAGGCGGCCGAGGGCCCGGATCGACTGACCGCGGTCCTCGAGAAAAACGCCGACGAGCTCGCCACCGGCCTCGAGCGGGTCGCCAGGCTTGAGGCGACCGGCGACCTCGAGACGCTGGTCGGTCTGGCGAACACGATCGCGTTGCTCGCCGCCGCGGTCGACGACGACATCGTCATGTCGGTCGGCGGGACCGCTGGTTCGCTCGGAGAGGTCGCGGATACGACGGCTGATCCGGATACGGTCGCCGGTGTCCAGACGTTGCTCGAGGGGCTCGGTGAGGCGGCCGGGGAAAAGCCACCGGAACAAGTCGGCACTGTC is a genomic window of Natrarchaeobaculum aegyptiacum containing:
- a CDS encoding DUF1641 domain-containing protein, which produces MTNETITDEDDLDRLLVEAIETNSEAVAAFVHQEGHLEGLFDTPAFETDRLDDRLLEAAADAEAAEGPDRLTAVLEKNADELATGLERVARLEATGDLETLVGLANTIALLAAAVDDDIVMSVGGTAGSLGEVADTTADPDTVAGVQTLLEGLGEAAGEKPPEQVGTVELMRTLRNPDVQRGLGFLVAMVRAVGVQLEDEREAIDRAAEESESSGERQ